Proteins encoded by one window of Mycobacteriales bacterium:
- the hemC gene encoding hydroxymethylbilane synthase gives MTGTATTSLRVGTRRSTLARAQAGSVGSALTAATGRPVELRPSLTDGDRSAARLTDIGGTGVFVAALRDRLLAGEVDVVVHSAKDLPAIDHPGLVIAAVPAREDPRDVLVAAGRTLAELPDRARIGTGSPRRAAQLRALRPQLDIVPLRGNVDTRLRRVAPGDLDAVLLARAGLLRLGRSEAAGEIFEPERMMPAPGQGALAVECRADDEGTRLLLREIDHPASHVAVRAERALLAALGAGCSAPVGALATVVGADSVTGPRGIQLSAVVVSHDGTRVLRLSTTGPVDDPDRAGQRLAAAFLAAGAADLMES, from the coding sequence ATGACCGGAACCGCGACCACGAGCCTTCGGGTCGGCACCCGCCGTTCCACCCTGGCCCGAGCGCAAGCCGGATCCGTCGGGAGCGCGCTCACGGCGGCTACCGGGCGTCCGGTGGAGCTGCGGCCGAGCCTGACCGACGGGGACCGGTCGGCAGCGCGCCTTACCGACATCGGCGGCACCGGCGTCTTCGTCGCCGCGCTCCGCGACCGGCTGCTGGCCGGAGAGGTCGACGTCGTCGTGCACTCGGCGAAAGACCTGCCCGCGATCGATCATCCGGGACTCGTCATCGCCGCCGTCCCGGCCCGGGAGGATCCCCGCGACGTGCTGGTCGCCGCCGGGCGAACGCTCGCGGAGCTGCCCGATCGGGCCCGGATCGGCACGGGCTCGCCACGTCGGGCGGCCCAGCTGCGGGCGCTCCGTCCGCAGCTCGACATTGTGCCGCTGCGTGGCAATGTCGATACCCGGTTGCGTCGGGTCGCCCCCGGTGATCTCGACGCAGTGTTGCTCGCTCGGGCCGGATTGCTCCGGCTCGGCCGGTCTGAAGCGGCGGGCGAGATCTTCGAGCCGGAACGGATGATGCCGGCCCCCGGGCAGGGGGCGCTGGCAGTCGAATGCCGGGCCGACGACGAGGGGACTCGACTGCTGCTCCGCGAGATCGATCACCCGGCGAGCCACGTCGCGGTCCGGGCCGAGCGCGCCCTGCTGGCCGCTCTTGGCGCCGGGTGCAGTGCCCCGGTCGGCGCCCTCGCCACGGTCGTCGGTGCCGATTCGGTCACCGGGCCCCGGGGTATCCAGTTGTCCGCGGTCGTCGTCAGCCATGACGGCACGCGGGTGCTTCGCCTGTCCACTACCGGCCCGGTCGACGATCCCGACCGAGCCGGACAACGCCTGGCCGCGGCTTTCCTCGCCGCGGGTGCGGCCGATCTGATGGAGTCCTGA
- a CDS encoding glutamyl-tRNA reductase — MSVLCIGLSHHGAPVELLERAVLSATDGDKLLEDLMACPTVAEAFVVSTCNRVEVYAEVEMFHAGLQEVSLALARATGLAADELTAHLYVHYEDRAVHHLFTVTSGLDSMVVGESQILGQLRAAFRVARDAQTVGRSLGSLLPHALRTGKRVHAETGIDQAGRSLVSVGLDLARATLGALEGRPSLVVGAGSIGALVGASLRRAGVTDVTVVNRTAANAWRLADEIDGRARPLAELAEAMAGADLIVSCTGASGVVIGAEDVAISGRSRFFLDLALPRDVDPAVRDLPGVTVADLETLRVTLEARGAGTVAADVDAARRIVVDEVAAYLAARRSARVAPTVAALRSKAADVVDTELLRLAARLPDLDDRARREVAATVRRVVDKLLHAPTVRVKELAEAPGGDAYAEALRELFGLDPAGPAAVILADVTLPGSPESR, encoded by the coding sequence GTGAGCGTCCTGTGCATCGGGCTCTCGCACCACGGTGCTCCGGTGGAGCTGCTCGAGCGGGCCGTGCTCAGCGCGACGGACGGCGACAAGCTGCTCGAGGACCTGATGGCCTGCCCCACGGTGGCCGAGGCCTTCGTCGTCTCGACGTGCAACCGGGTAGAGGTCTACGCCGAGGTGGAGATGTTCCACGCCGGCCTTCAGGAGGTTTCGCTGGCGCTGGCCCGCGCCACCGGTCTGGCTGCCGACGAGCTGACCGCGCATCTGTACGTCCACTACGAGGACCGGGCGGTCCACCACCTGTTCACGGTCACGAGTGGGCTGGACTCGATGGTTGTCGGGGAGAGCCAGATCCTCGGACAGCTGCGCGCCGCCTTCCGGGTGGCCCGCGATGCACAGACCGTGGGTCGGTCGCTGGGCAGCCTGCTGCCGCACGCCCTTCGGACTGGCAAGCGGGTGCACGCCGAGACGGGCATCGATCAAGCTGGCCGGTCCCTCGTCAGCGTCGGGTTGGACCTGGCGCGGGCCACCCTCGGCGCTCTCGAGGGACGACCCTCCCTGGTCGTCGGCGCGGGCTCGATCGGCGCCCTGGTGGGAGCCAGCCTGCGGCGGGCTGGCGTCACGGACGTCACCGTCGTCAACCGGACCGCGGCCAACGCATGGCGGCTGGCCGACGAGATCGACGGTCGCGCGCGCCCGCTCGCCGAGCTCGCCGAGGCGATGGCCGGAGCGGATCTCATCGTCTCCTGCACTGGCGCGAGCGGGGTTGTCATCGGCGCCGAGGATGTGGCGATCAGCGGTCGATCGAGGTTCTTCCTGGACCTGGCTCTGCCCCGCGACGTGGATCCCGCGGTCCGCGATCTGCCCGGGGTCACCGTGGCCGACCTGGAAACGCTGCGCGTCACGCTGGAGGCGAGGGGGGCCGGCACCGTCGCGGCCGACGTCGACGCTGCCCGGCGCATCGTCGTCGACGAGGTTGCCGCTTACCTGGCGGCCCGCCGGTCGGCCCGGGTGGCCCCGACCGTCGCGGCGCTCCGGTCGAAGGCCGCGGACGTCGTGGACACCGAGCTCCTGCGCTTGGCCGCCCGGCTGCCGGACCTCGACGACCGCGCCCGCCGCGAGGTGGCAGCGACGGTGCGTCGGGTGGTGGACAAGCTGTTGCACGCCCCCACCGTCCGAGTCAAGGAACTGGCAGAGGCCCCCGGTGGTGACGCCTATGCCGAGGCGCTGCGGGAGCTGTTCGGACTTGATCCGGCGGGACCGGCCGCGGTGATCCTCGCCGACGTGACGCTGCCCGGGTCGCCGGAGAGCCGATGA
- a CDS encoding redox-sensing transcriptional repressor Rex, with product MPAAPRRPGRRTGLPEATIARLPVYLRVLGALGEAGIATASSEELAGSAGVTSAKVRKDLSYLGSYGIRGVGYDVEYLVYQISRELGLTQPWAVVIVGVGNLGHALANYGGFSSRGFRIAALVDADRARVGEPVGDLRVGHLDELERLIEEFGVSIAVLATPVAAAQDVCDRLVAAGVRSILNFAPVVLTVPDGVEVRKVDLAVELQILAFHEQRRSARGEPDYLEAVLQ from the coding sequence TTGCCCGCTGCCCCCCGCCGGCCCGGCCGGCGCACCGGCCTTCCGGAAGCCACCATCGCGCGGTTGCCGGTCTACCTTCGCGTGCTCGGCGCGCTGGGCGAGGCAGGCATCGCCACGGCCTCGTCCGAGGAGCTCGCCGGGTCGGCCGGTGTCACCTCGGCGAAGGTCCGCAAGGACCTGTCCTATCTGGGCTCCTACGGCATCCGTGGCGTGGGCTATGACGTCGAGTACCTCGTCTACCAGATCTCCCGCGAGCTCGGGCTGACCCAGCCCTGGGCGGTCGTGATCGTCGGCGTCGGGAACCTCGGCCATGCCTTGGCAAATTACGGCGGCTTCAGCTCCCGCGGCTTCCGGATCGCGGCGCTCGTGGATGCCGACCGAGCCCGGGTCGGCGAGCCCGTCGGCGACCTCCGGGTCGGCCACCTCGACGAGCTCGAGCGCCTGATCGAGGAGTTCGGCGTGTCGATTGCCGTGCTCGCGACGCCGGTCGCGGCGGCCCAGGACGTCTGCGACCGGTTGGTGGCCGCAGGGGTCCGGAGCATCCTGAACTTCGCACCGGTCGTCCTCACCGTTCCGGACGGGGTGGAGGTCCGCAAGGTCGACCTGGCCGTCGAGTTGCAGATCCTGGCGTTTCACGAGCAGCGCAGGTCGGCCCGCGGCGAGCCCGACTACCTCGAGGCGGTGCTCCAGTGA
- a CDS encoding glutaredoxin family protein: MTAPSRITLLGRPGCHLCDDARVALRRITSDLEIGFNERSIVGDPDLEARWADYVPVFLVDGRVIGWFQVDETRLLAALRAGPG, from the coding sequence ATGACCGCGCCGAGCCGGATCACCCTGCTCGGCCGGCCCGGCTGCCATCTGTGTGACGACGCCCGGGTAGCGCTGCGGCGGATCACTTCGGACCTGGAAATCGGCTTTAACGAGCGCTCCATCGTCGGCGACCCCGACCTCGAAGCGCGTTGGGCCGATTACGTGCCGGTCTTCCTCGTCGACGGGCGCGTGATCGGCTGGTTCCAGGTGGACGAGACGCGGCTGCTGGCCGCGCTGCGCGCTGGGCCCGGCTGA
- a CDS encoding AMP-binding protein has product MTEGIGPVPHPRNLADLVTAAAHTHPDKVALVFHGRRTSWAELDRSVDRLAAGLCGQGLGSGDRVALAIGNTPEFVAAYFAVLRAGLVAVPVNTAYTVTEVAHLLGDAGVSLAICGRDLAETVIAAGAGIEGLRVVVDDADPPVGTISLADLADAQHDSGPGSAAGAEDLAMLLYTSGTTGRPKGAMLSHRALLANLDQLAAVAPPVVTADDIVLLVLPLFHIYGLNAGLGLVARAGATGVLVERFDPVDTLEEIRREGVTNVIGAPPMYVAWSMLPEAGRAFETVRLAVSGAAPLPPSVLRAVVDATGRYVHEGYGLTETAPVLTSTLVSEQAKAGSVGRPVPGVALRLLDEDGDEVEDGDPGEIVVRGANLFSGYWPAGEDGPDENGWFHTGDVAYADGDGDLFLVDRRRELILVSGFNVYPREVEDVLVRHPDIEEAAVIGIPHPYTGESVKALIVVRSGARLTAEVVIDHAARSLARFKCPTAVQFVDALPHSATGKVAKGRLRETA; this is encoded by the coding sequence ATGACCGAGGGCATCGGACCGGTACCGCATCCCCGGAACCTCGCGGACCTGGTGACGGCCGCCGCCCACACGCATCCGGACAAGGTGGCGCTGGTCTTTCATGGCCGGCGGACCAGCTGGGCGGAGCTCGATCGCAGCGTCGATCGGTTGGCGGCCGGACTGTGCGGGCAGGGACTCGGGAGCGGCGACCGGGTGGCCCTCGCGATCGGGAACACGCCCGAGTTCGTGGCTGCTTACTTCGCGGTCCTGCGGGCCGGCCTCGTCGCGGTTCCGGTGAACACCGCCTACACCGTGACGGAGGTGGCCCATCTGCTCGGCGACGCCGGGGTCAGCCTGGCGATCTGCGGCCGGGATCTGGCCGAGACGGTCATTGCCGCCGGCGCCGGCATCGAAGGCCTGCGGGTCGTGGTCGACGACGCGGACCCGCCCGTCGGGACGATCTCCCTCGCTGACCTGGCCGACGCCCAGCACGACTCCGGGCCGGGCTCCGCCGCCGGCGCCGAGGACCTGGCCATGCTGCTCTATACCTCGGGCACCACGGGACGCCCCAAGGGCGCAATGCTCAGCCACCGGGCGCTGCTCGCCAACCTCGACCAGCTTGCCGCGGTCGCGCCGCCGGTGGTCACCGCCGACGACATCGTTCTGCTCGTTCTTCCGCTGTTCCACATCTACGGCCTCAACGCCGGACTGGGTCTGGTAGCGCGGGCCGGAGCCACCGGCGTTCTCGTGGAGCGCTTCGACCCGGTGGACACGCTGGAGGAGATCCGCCGTGAAGGCGTGACCAACGTCATCGGCGCCCCGCCGATGTACGTCGCCTGGTCGATGCTGCCGGAGGCCGGCCGGGCGTTCGAGACCGTTCGGTTGGCCGTCTCGGGCGCGGCCCCGCTGCCGCCGAGCGTGCTGCGCGCCGTGGTCGACGCCACCGGCCGGTACGTCCATGAGGGTTACGGCCTGACCGAGACCGCGCCGGTGCTCACGTCGACCCTGGTCAGCGAGCAGGCCAAGGCCGGCTCGGTCGGGCGGCCGGTGCCCGGGGTCGCCCTGCGACTGCTCGATGAGGATGGCGACGAGGTCGAGGACGGTGACCCCGGCGAGATCGTCGTGCGCGGCGCGAACCTGTTTTCCGGGTATTGGCCGGCTGGCGAAGACGGTCCGGACGAGAACGGGTGGTTCCACACCGGCGACGTCGCGTATGCCGACGGCGACGGCGATCTCTTCCTCGTCGACCGCCGGCGCGAGCTGATCCTGGTCAGCGGTTTCAACGTCTACCCGCGGGAGGTCGAGGACGTCCTGGTCCGCCATCCGGACATCGAGGAGGCGGCGGTCATCGGGATCCCGCACCCCTATACCGGCGAGTCGGTCAAGGCGCTGATCGTGGTGCGTTCCGGCGCCCGGCTAACCGCCGAAGTCGTCATCGACCACGCCGCCAGGTCTCTCGCGCGATTCAAGTGCCCGACCGCCGTGCAGTTCGTCGACGCCCTGCCGCACTCCGCGACCGGGAAGGTGGCCAAGGGTCGCCTGCGTGAGACAGCCTGA
- a CDS encoding CAP domain-containing protein gives MLPRFHVRPVLRRLGALSAATVVTGTLALTVAPAPSAFAANASMEQQFVADMNQARASAGLAPYSVAWDLTSVARQHSDDMARQQQLYHNPNLQTDITNWQSCGENVGEGPTVSAIHNAFMNSPEHRANILDHGFTQVGVGVTVDSNGQIWVTEDFRQPMGGSTAAAQPAAPASSASPVTAAAPPVVAAARPTPTQQLGQRLAWVQKHTVPASHSTDPLAQAMNYARLMTVLAA, from the coding sequence GTGCTGCCGCGTTTCCACGTCCGCCCCGTTCTTCGACGTCTCGGCGCCCTGTCCGCCGCGACCGTGGTCACCGGCACGCTCGCCCTGACGGTCGCCCCGGCCCCGTCGGCGTTCGCGGCGAACGCCTCGATGGAGCAGCAGTTCGTTGCCGACATGAACCAGGCACGGGCCTCAGCCGGCCTCGCCCCGTACAGCGTCGCCTGGGATCTCACGTCGGTGGCCCGCCAGCACTCGGACGACATGGCCCGCCAGCAGCAGCTTTACCACAACCCGAATCTGCAGACCGACATCACCAACTGGCAGTCCTGCGGGGAGAACGTCGGCGAAGGTCCGACGGTCTCCGCCATCCACAACGCGTTCATGAACAGCCCCGAGCACCGAGCGAACATCCTCGACCACGGGTTCACCCAGGTCGGGGTCGGGGTCACGGTCGACTCGAACGGCCAGATCTGGGTGACCGAGGACTTCCGTCAGCCGATGGGCGGATCCACCGCGGCCGCGCAGCCGGCCGCCCCGGCGAGCTCCGCGTCGCCGGTCACGGCTGCGGCCCCTCCGGTCGTGGCCGCCGCGCGGCCCACCCCGACCCAACAGCTCGGTCAGCGGCTCGCCTGGGTGCAGAAGCACACGGTTCCGGCCAGCCACTCGACGGACCCGCTCGCGCAGGCCATGAACTACGCCCGACTGATGACGGTCCTCGCCGCCTGA
- a CDS encoding transglycosylase domain-containing protein: MTPTRPAARASVVAGALRRRRALRARRRRRLVAFWLVAALGIGLVSFVTGLLVAPVTFADTVPPKSAVLVDEHGRTFATIRSPEIQQRVTSSQIPQVMKEAIVAAEDSRFYQNAGIDPLALARALWKDLTGSPTQGGSTITQQYVKNVYTGSQRTVLRKLREAALAIRIEQHFSKDEILTRYLNTLYLGNGTYGVQAASTFYFGVKISDLDLDPVTHSRSPVLALARAAVLAGIVPAPSIWNPVHDPAAARSRELYTLNRLVATDVISPAEASAAYGIGLPRIVAETAPGLPTVAPEFRDLVEQVLNERYAATPNVVFAGLTVRTTLDLTLQQAVVQALHEVLPKASDPEAAVVAIDPRNGDIRALAEKKDGGYSAHGFDLAEDASRSSGSTIKPFTLAVALEEHHQLGESVYAPRCFPYPDDPGHCATNADPAEAGYYTLEAALWHSINTVYLPLALKVGLPKVLALAHAAGMSSGTNTRNDFAPPYNSAKALGVAVTPESEAVAYSTLLDHGVRHDPRAVLAISGPQGSLYTAPAQPAGRAVLPAGIADEVTGAMLGVVDQGTGTAAQQPFPVYGKTGTTSNYVDAWFTGCTPTLCITVWMGYDRSRAMVNVEGQSGDVFGGTFPAEIFARAWANYRALGAPPVTQPSPVITPPAPVAPTSPATRSPLPKSTKSASASPRPVPTTRSPAPSPTVRPTPKPTLVPTTAPP; the protein is encoded by the coding sequence GTGACGCCCACCCGTCCGGCGGCGCGGGCCTCCGTCGTGGCCGGGGCCCTGCGCCGGCGCCGTGCTTTGCGGGCCCGCCGCCGCCGCCGGCTGGTGGCGTTCTGGCTGGTGGCCGCCCTCGGGATCGGCCTCGTCTCGTTCGTGACCGGCTTGCTCGTGGCCCCGGTGACCTTCGCCGACACCGTTCCTCCCAAGTCGGCTGTGCTCGTCGACGAGCATGGCCGTACCTTCGCGACCATCCGCTCCCCGGAGATCCAACAACGGGTCACCAGCAGTCAGATTCCGCAGGTCATGAAGGAAGCGATCGTCGCGGCGGAGGACTCGCGCTTCTACCAGAATGCGGGGATCGACCCGTTGGCATTGGCCCGGGCCCTCTGGAAGGACCTCACCGGTTCCCCCACGCAGGGTGGCTCGACCATCACCCAGCAGTACGTGAAGAACGTCTATACCGGCAGCCAGCGGACCGTGCTGCGCAAGCTCCGCGAGGCCGCCCTCGCGATCCGCATCGAACAGCATTTCTCGAAGGACGAGATCCTCACCCGCTACCTCAACACGCTGTATCTCGGCAACGGCACCTACGGGGTGCAGGCGGCGAGCACCTTCTACTTCGGGGTGAAGATCAGCGACCTGGACCTAGACCCGGTCACGCACAGCCGAAGTCCGGTGCTCGCCCTCGCCCGGGCGGCGGTACTCGCCGGGATCGTGCCGGCCCCGTCGATCTGGAATCCGGTGCACGACCCGGCCGCGGCCCGCAGCCGGGAGCTCTACACGCTGAACCGGCTCGTCGCAACCGACGTGATCAGCCCCGCCGAGGCGTCCGCGGCGTACGGCATCGGTCTGCCACGCATCGTGGCGGAGACCGCGCCGGGGTTGCCGACCGTGGCACCGGAGTTTCGCGACCTCGTCGAGCAGGTGCTCAACGAGCGCTACGCCGCCACCCCGAACGTCGTGTTCGCCGGCCTCACGGTCCGCACCACGCTCGATCTCACGCTCCAGCAGGCGGTGGTCCAGGCGCTGCACGAGGTGCTCCCCAAGGCGAGCGACCCGGAGGCCGCGGTCGTCGCCATCGACCCCCGCAACGGCGACATCCGGGCGCTCGCAGAGAAGAAGGACGGGGGCTACAGCGCGCACGGGTTCGATCTCGCGGAGGATGCCTCACGATCCTCCGGGTCGACCATCAAGCCCTTCACCTTGGCGGTGGCCCTCGAGGAGCATCACCAGCTGGGCGAGAGCGTCTACGCCCCGCGCTGCTTCCCCTACCCCGACGACCCGGGCCACTGCGCGACGAACGCCGATCCGGCGGAGGCCGGCTACTACACGCTGGAGGCCGCGCTGTGGCATTCGATCAACACGGTGTACCTGCCGCTCGCGCTAAAGGTGGGGTTGCCCAAGGTGCTGGCGCTGGCCCATGCGGCGGGGATGAGCTCGGGCACGAACACCCGCAACGATTTTGCGCCGCCGTACAACAGCGCGAAGGCCCTCGGCGTGGCGGTCACCCCCGAGTCGGAAGCGGTCGCGTATTCGACCCTGCTCGATCACGGTGTGCGGCACGATCCGCGGGCGGTGCTTGCGATCTCCGGACCGCAGGGCTCGCTCTACACGGCGCCGGCGCAGCCGGCCGGCCGGGCGGTCCTCCCGGCGGGGATCGCCGATGAGGTCACCGGGGCGATGCTGGGCGTCGTGGACCAGGGCACCGGCACCGCGGCCCAGCAGCCGTTCCCGGTCTACGGGAAGACCGGGACGACCAGCAACTATGTGGACGCCTGGTTCACCGGCTGCACCCCGACGCTGTGCATCACGGTCTGGATGGGCTACGACCGGTCGCGGGCGATGGTCAACGTCGAGGGCCAGTCAGGCGACGTCTTCGGCGGGACGTTCCCGGCGGAGATCTTCGCCCGGGCCTGGGCCAACTATCGGGCGCTCGGTGCCCCGCCGGTCACCCAGCCCTCGCCGGTGATCACGCCACCGGCTCCGGTCGCGCCGACGTCCCCGGCTACCAGGAGCCCGCTGCCGAAGTCGACCAAGTCGGCGAGCGCCTCGCCGCGCCCGGTTCCGACGACTCGCTCGCCGGCGCCCAGCCCGACGGTCCGGCCCACGCCCAAGCCGACGCTGGTACCGACCACCGCGCCGCCCTAG
- a CDS encoding ECF subfamily RNA polymerase sigma factor, BldN family: MVGRPLAALAGPGAPGFDRLGLAAGFDRLRLALSVTGGAPIPDTGGYQLPRPRASAPAGGPDPSPPEGEQAEVMGAVARAQNGDAAAFGELYDRYVDQVYRYVYYRVGAAALAEDLTSDTFLRALRRIGSFRWQGRDFGAWLVTIARNLIADHFKSSRYRMELSSADLIESGAEQAAAGPEGAVLEALTNATLLEAVKRLNPEQQECVALRFLQGMSVAETALAMGKNEGAIKALQYRAVRSLARLLPSEPW, from the coding sequence ATGGTCGGCCGCCCGCTCGCCGCACTCGCCGGACCCGGTGCGCCCGGCTTCGACCGCCTCGGACTCGCGGCCGGCTTCGACCGCCTCCGGCTCGCCTTGTCCGTCACCGGGGGCGCACCGATCCCGGACACCGGGGGCTATCAGCTGCCCCGGCCGCGGGCCTCGGCCCCCGCCGGCGGCCCGGACCCGTCCCCGCCGGAGGGCGAGCAGGCCGAGGTCATGGGGGCGGTGGCCCGGGCACAGAACGGCGACGCGGCGGCCTTCGGGGAGCTTTACGACCGGTACGTGGATCAGGTCTACCGCTACGTCTACTACCGGGTCGGGGCGGCCGCACTGGCCGAAGACCTGACCAGCGACACCTTTCTGCGAGCGCTCCGGCGGATTGGCAGCTTTCGGTGGCAAGGCCGGGACTTCGGCGCCTGGCTGGTCACCATCGCACGCAATCTGATCGCCGACCACTTCAAGTCCAGCCGATACCGGATGGAACTGAGCAGTGCCGACCTCATCGAGTCCGGCGCGGAACAAGCCGCCGCCGGCCCCGAGGGCGCCGTGCTCGAGGCCCTGACAAACGCCACCCTGCTCGAAGCGGTGAAACGGCTCAATCCCGAGCAGCAGGAGTGCGTCGCGCTGCGCTTCCTCCAAGGCATGTCGGTCGCGGAGACAGCGCTCGCCATGGGGAAGAACGAAGGCGCGATCAAGGCGCTCCAGTACCGGGCGGTGCGTAGCCTGGCGCGGTTGCTGCCCTCGGAGCCCTGGTGA
- a CDS encoding DUF5667 domain-containing protein — protein sequence MSVLPTRRRADAFDRRLLGGTPSSDPALAAMATLAGRLQALPIGPAPDFRAALRQRVVAVAAVQPGPAAVPLRARTAEYLGGWRSQRRIAVVAGGVAAAVVIAGVGVSASRSLPGDPFYRLKQASEAIQLDLAHGGLAKGRLELEFARTRMHEVRQLTGVDTALATGRPGVASAADIAFGGSRSERIRSAFGAMDSETLAGSRYLTGYFQQTGERAALNALRSFAVRQHRDLESVLPQLPADARPAADAALAIVAEVSSRAGTLLEVGACTAACTPIAGPQAAPSPLPSDRLGVLPCSCANASAQPTAGPSPSASPEPTTTPTPTPSGSASPTPSPTPSPSSSLPIPLPTLPTPLPTLPLPIPTPSLPVPG from the coding sequence ATGAGCGTGCTGCCCACCCGTCGGCGCGCCGATGCGTTCGACCGCCGGCTGCTCGGCGGCACCCCCTCGTCCGACCCGGCGCTGGCTGCGATGGCCACGCTCGCCGGCCGCCTCCAGGCGCTGCCGATCGGACCCGCTCCGGACTTCCGGGCAGCGCTCCGCCAGCGCGTGGTCGCAGTCGCGGCGGTCCAACCCGGGCCGGCCGCCGTTCCGCTGCGGGCCCGAACCGCGGAATACCTCGGGGGCTGGCGCAGCCAGCGCCGGATCGCCGTCGTGGCCGGAGGGGTCGCCGCTGCGGTCGTCATCGCCGGGGTCGGGGTCTCGGCGAGTCGGTCCCTGCCGGGAGACCCCTTCTACCGGCTCAAGCAGGCGAGCGAGGCGATCCAGCTCGACCTCGCCCACGGCGGCTTGGCGAAGGGCCGGCTCGAACTCGAATTCGCCCGGACCCGGATGCACGAGGTGCGCCAGCTGACCGGCGTGGATACGGCGCTCGCGACCGGCCGGCCGGGGGTGGCCTCGGCCGCGGACATCGCCTTCGGTGGCAGCCGATCCGAGCGGATCCGTTCGGCCTTCGGGGCCATGGATTCCGAGACCCTCGCCGGTAGCCGCTATCTGACGGGTTACTTCCAGCAGACCGGCGAACGCGCCGCCCTCAACGCGCTGCGGAGCTTCGCCGTCCGCCAACACCGCGATCTCGAGTCGGTGCTCCCGCAGCTGCCCGCGGATGCCCGCCCCGCGGCGGATGCCGCGCTCGCAATCGTCGCGGAGGTGAGCAGTCGGGCCGGCACTCTCCTAGAGGTCGGTGCCTGCACGGCCGCGTGCACGCCGATCGCCGGGCCGCAGGCGGCTCCCAGCCCGCTGCCCAGCGACCGGCTCGGGGTGCTGCCGTGCAGCTGCGCCAACGCCAGCGCCCAACCCACGGCGGGCCCGTCCCCCTCCGCCAGCCCTGAACCGACAACCACGCCGACGCCGACGCCGTCCGGCTCCGCGTCTCCGACGCCCTCACCCACGCCGAGTCCTTCCTCGAGCCTGCCGATCCCATTGCCCACCCTGCCCACCCCGCTGCCGACGCTCCCGCTGCCGATACCCACCCCGTCGCTGCCGGTACCCGGGTAA